CAAGGAATACAGTTGCATACTGGTTACGAAAAACAGGAACAGCAACTCCTGAACGTGAAGTATAGATGTTTAATCCGGCCACACGCCCTTGCAACCAGTAAAGGATATTAGTAAAGCCTTGGGCTGCGATATCATCAGTAAAATCGAAGATGGTACCATAGGCAGTTTTAAACATTGGAGAACAATATTCTTCATTCAATTGCTCCTCCCTGCTGATCGGTCTTTTATTGCTGTACATCTGCGCCTCGGCAGCAAAACAAAGTGCTGACAGGAACAGCAAAAGGATATACTTTTTCATAGTTCTCGTTTTAAGTACTATAAGTTACGAAAAACTGCTGTTAGCATTGCGTTAAAGGAACTAGTATAGCCCCTTTGAGGGATAATATGACAGTAGCCGTACACAAAGCGTTGCGATATGACTATTGCTAACAGGTTCTGTTAAGGATGAAACTGTTCCCCAATTTTACGAAACCAACTTTTGGATAATACTCCATTGCTGTTGGAACTGATAACAGCAAAACCATTGACTGCTCTCCTACTTTTTCTTTTGTTAAAAGAATCAATTGTTTACCAATCCCTTCTTTTTGATAATCTTGTCTAACTGCAAGATCGGCCAGGTAGCAACTCCAAACCCAATCTGTTATGCAACGGGAAACTCCCACTAACACTTCGTTGTGCCACGCAGTAACAATCAGATTTGAGTTATCGAACATTTTTTGAATCCTGTCTTTATCTTTTGTAGGACGAGGCAACCCGGCACTGTCGTAAAGTTCAATAACCTGTTCGGCGTTTGGTCGCCTGTCAAAACTATAAATGATGTCCATTACTTAAAGTGTTTAGAAGCGTTATAGCAAAATTGGAAATTACTGAATCAAAAGCAAAAGACAATAAGTAACCATTGTGTATATTTATACATGCTGCAATTCAACAACATCTAACAAATGAAATACTGGTATCAAAAACCAAATCAGTTATTATCAGACTATGTAAGAACAGTGTTGATACTCGAAGGTTTTTCGCAAGCAGAAAAAGAACAACTTCCTCTTGTTACCAATGGAATACCTGCCTTTCTTTGTCGCACTGAAAAAACTAAAGCAGACAATGAACATATTTCACAGCTATCACTGTTTGGAAAATCAAGCACTGAAGATTCATGGACCATCAATAACACTACAACCATTATTGCATATTTCTTTAAGCCATTTGCATTATCAACGGTATTTAATGTGCCGGCAAAAACAATAATGGATGCCGCTCTTGATCTTAGCATCTGGAGCCCGCATAAAACAAATGCACTTAAAACACAATTGGCTTATGCATCATCAACAGAAAAGAAAACAGAAGTGCTTGATCATTTATTGATTGAGCAACTGCAACAAAATAAAAAAGAATGCGAAATCATTAAATACGCCACTGACGAGATCATGTGTAACCCCGACACAGAAATACTATCAGCGATATTGACCAAATTAAATATCAACGAGCGAACCTTTCAACGAACTTTTAAAAAGTATGTGGGCGTTACAGCTAATCAATACAGACGCATTTGCCAGTTCCAGGTTTCATTTGATCAATTGAGAGGAAAAGAATTTACCAAGCTTACGGATATTGCTTATGATAATGGTTTTGCAGACCAGAGTCATTTTATCCGTTCCTTCAAAGAGTTTACACAAACCACTCCGAATGACTATTTAAAATCGGGTTTGAAAGAAAAAGAGCAATAGTGTCGTTTTTATTCTATTCCCTGCTTTTATGCTTTTATAGGTTTGCATGATTAAATCATTTAAAAAATAAACAGATGAAAGAAACTATCACTCCTTGTCTTTGGTATAATGGCCAGGCAAAAGAAGCTGCCGCATTATACTGCTCTGTATTTGCTGATGCAAAGATCACAGCGCAATCGCCTATTGTAACATCTATTTCAATTGGCGGACAAAGCTTCACTCTGTTAGATGGCGGGCCAATGTACAAACCCACTCCTTCCATTTCATTTTATTATATCTGCGAAAAGGAAGAGGAATTAAATACAATCTGGAATGCTTTCAGCAAAGAAGGCCAGGTATTGATGCCGTTAGATAAATATCCATGGGGTGAAAAGTATGGGTGGATCAATGATAAGTTTGGTATTTCCTGGCAACTGGCATTGGGCAACATAAGTGATGTGGGTCAACGCATAACGCCTTGCCTGATGTTCACCGGTAAACAATATGGCAGAGCCGATGAAGCCATCGCACATTACGATTCTGTTTTCAACGATCTGAAAGTTGATGGCATACTTCGCTATGGCGCCAATGAATCGCCTGATGTGGAAGGGAAAATAAAACATGCACTGTTTGCCATGAACGATCAGAAATTTATGATCATGGAGAATGCAGGAGCACACAACTTTGGTTTTACTGAAGGTGTATCACTAACTGTACATTGCGAAACGCAGGAAGAAATAGATCATTACTGGAACAGGCTTACAGAAAGCGGTGGAGAAGAGAGTATGTGTGGATGGCTGAAGGATAAGTTTGGCGTATCGTGGCAGATCGTTCCAAATGTGTTGAATAAGATCATGAGCGATCCTGCTAAAGCGGGCAAAGCTGCTCAGGCATTTATGAGTATGCGGAAATTAAATATTGAACAGATTGTGCAGGCTTCTATTGCTTAACAATTATGCATTGAAAATAAAAAGCATGTTGAGTGAGAAGTCAACATGCT
The DNA window shown above is from Lacibacter sp. H375 and carries:
- a CDS encoding Plug domain-containing protein; the encoded protein is MKKYILLLFLSALCFAAEAQMYSNKRPISREEQLNEEYCSPMFKTAYGTIFDFTDDIAAQGFTNILYWLQGRVAGLNIYTSRSGVAVPVFRNQYATVFLDEMPVQPSTVNMLSTADIAMIKIIKGPFGGNMMYGSGGAVAIYTFRGEEDAD
- a CDS encoding GNAT family N-acetyltransferase — protein: MDIIYSFDRRPNAEQVIELYDSAGLPRPTKDKDRIQKMFDNSNLIVTAWHNEVLVGVSRCITDWVWSCYLADLAVRQDYQKEGIGKQLILLTKEKVGEQSMVLLLSVPTAMEYYPKVGFVKLGNSFILNRTC
- a CDS encoding helix-turn-helix domain-containing protein, whose product is MKYWYQKPNQLLSDYVRTVLILEGFSQAEKEQLPLVTNGIPAFLCRTEKTKADNEHISQLSLFGKSSTEDSWTINNTTTIIAYFFKPFALSTVFNVPAKTIMDAALDLSIWSPHKTNALKTQLAYASSTEKKTEVLDHLLIEQLQQNKKECEIIKYATDEIMCNPDTEILSAILTKLNINERTFQRTFKKYVGVTANQYRRICQFQVSFDQLRGKEFTKLTDIAYDNGFADQSHFIRSFKEFTQTTPNDYLKSGLKEKEQ
- a CDS encoding VOC family protein; the protein is MKETITPCLWYNGQAKEAAALYCSVFADAKITAQSPIVTSISIGGQSFTLLDGGPMYKPTPSISFYYICEKEEELNTIWNAFSKEGQVLMPLDKYPWGEKYGWINDKFGISWQLALGNISDVGQRITPCLMFTGKQYGRADEAIAHYDSVFNDLKVDGILRYGANESPDVEGKIKHALFAMNDQKFMIMENAGAHNFGFTEGVSLTVHCETQEEIDHYWNRLTESGGEESMCGWLKDKFGVSWQIVPNVLNKIMSDPAKAGKAAQAFMSMRKLNIEQIVQASIA